The DNA segment gtcaatattttatagtttttaccATGCCTCATCGAATACTATACAATATCATCCAACATCCAGCAAGTAGTACCAATGTCCGCACTAGAAATAGACAGGTCGTCAGTTGAACAAATCCGTGGGAAAACTGTTGACTTCGGCCTGTTCCAATACTGGGTTGCCATCGATCGTGTATGATATTCTTATTCTTAGACGGAGCGGAGtctaaaaaagataaataaagttaaaattggTACATGTGGAAATTTCCCATataccaaatatattttggaagTTCTCAGGAAAGCTTCACCAATACTATAATACTGACCTTAGAAGGATTAGTGACTTTTAGAAGTTGGGTGATCTCTCCTTGTGGCATGAGTACGCTTCCCGATGGAGACATCATGTCCAGGCGGAATgtctaaaacaattttttttaacatcttAAATTGGtttgaattgaaaataatacaggAAGAGATATATAATGTCATTATAAATGAACGCCATTATAACACGGTACTCTTACAACGCATTTTCATATTACGCGGGAATTTCACACGTTATATATCAGTACTGTGACATTTCGTCCATAaggtttttcttaataattaaatgccGTTTAACGAGAACAATTGAACGTGAATAATTTGTACATAACACGTCTTATGGGGTTCCCAGTTTCCCATAACGCGGAACCAATCTACCGTGTTATAGGCGGGATTACTGTATTACAACTTCTAACTACTAGAAAATTACGCACTTATACACTATATTCAAAAacagtattatattatgtatatattatttctaaatcaTAGTACTTAAGTATATGTTTTCACCAAATTGTAtcgaattatataaaaagttttgaacCCGAGGCCTGCGACCACACAAGAGATACGTACTCTGGGCACGGCTGCTTGAAAGAGGAACTCGCTCATAGCGGTGTCAGCAGTGGAATGCGCCTTCATAGTGATAGTAGCCGTCTCTCCTCCGCGTTGAACGTGCAGTTCTACTTTGAGCCCATTACGGTCTAGAGCTGTTACTATGGTATCTGAAAAAAGAAGTCTTATAAGCTGCCAACGAAATGTCCAACGAAATGGAATGCGCGGTACAAGGGAGGTGAAAGGGGCAGAGATGGTCCGTGCCTGTTCAGACTTAACGCCTGCGCAAATATTACGTCGAAACACCATCACGGGAACATTGGCGTCACCCGTCAGACGCTTGAAGATTCTTCATACAAATCTGTCTACTCATGTCACTTGACGTACGATCATTGTACAATTCACATCCTTTTttgaattacattaatttattaagtacctgggcatttaatttacacaacaACTTTTAACAGTGCCTTATATGCAACGAACTAGATCAACGCATCTTGTTTACAttcctttttaatttgaaatgttttttttttatagaactgggcaaacgggcaggagactcacctgatgttaagtgatacttcCGCTCCTGGACACTCagtgccagagggctcgcgagtgcgttgccggccttttaagaattggtacgcccttttcttgaaggttATCGTTTTATCGGCAATTCAAATATTGCAGATGCCGATATATCAGTATCGGTATCGGATGCGTCACTACATGGGTACGACtcctataatatttgaatttaaaaaaaaatcgctttGATGGGCGCAAAATCATTTGCTTccttaaaaatttatgaaacagGTGTagccatataaaaattcaaataatatttcttttaacacaaatcttaaattaatatcataacGATTCTGGCAACGCAATATACAATTGAACATAGACAATAAGATTGTAATGAGAACaaagacattaaaataaaacataccaGGCGCTTGCATCTGTGTTATTGGGGCTGGCGATGTGAATAGGCCGTCAAGTAGGGGCGAAACATTGTTGTTTGCTACGCTCATAGGCGTGGTGATAGGGGCGCCCATTACACCCATGGGCGCTTGAGCGGGCGCTGTTAGGTCCAGACCGCTTAGGAGATCGAGGATATCCTGAAAATTTACGAAATGTTATAGTATTTGATAATTTCTTCGTTCGGAAATTATTCTAAAATGAATCAGTTTtttttggcaatttttttaaaacatttgcgATGGCTTATTTACATTTCGTGGTTCTTatctattattactaaaaaaatcacacaatagttaaaaataaataaaaatatgcttcaattaataaatattatataaataatatacatatatttttttaaatctttataacATAGTGATAAAAGAAAGTTTAACCAACTACAAACACCTGTCAACATTATTAACCTTTTTCTATAGAACAGAGTACCAAAAGGGCAGCACgatcatctgatgttaagttatagcCGCATGgccactctcaatgccagagagctcttgagagtgcgttgccggccttttacgaattgtacattattttcttattttattaatgtcctATTGAACCGACTCAGATGAAACTATTTCCATAAGTTGGAATATTCAATACATCTTACTGACACATACGAAAAACAGATCAATACCAACAAACATATAGGCGATACTGAGTAGGCCGTCGTCCGTGGACACTCATATTGCCGAAAGGCtctcaagtgcgttgccgtccTATAAagctacgctcttttcttgaaggaccctcagTCGAATATTGTTTGATTAATGTcagttaaaagaaaaacatcttACATTAGTAGTATTATTGTTAGCGGCAGGTGGTGCGTGTTCAACATCTCCATTGGACAATGGCTCCGAACCGATTATAAGATCCAACAGCgcgtcctgaaaaaaaaactttatatgtaGGCACGTATTAGACTAAATTgacataaaatactttaccgggatttatgtaacctaacattagttaagttatatatatattagttaacaATTAGAAGTACTACACAATCAACTTGGCACCTGTGTGGAATGTGCTTATTAAGGTGTACTtgcaacaaagtgttaataaataaatataaattaggtattgtaaaaaaatatgttacgcGCGCGCATcctttgtgtttttttaaactaaaattatatttgttttattaacctATATAGAACTGTTACCAAAAATTACATTCAACCCCCTTATTGATAAACGTTGATATTGTAAAAAGTCAATAGATACCTACTATCGGGGCCTTAAAGAATACTTGAATTTTTGTGCAGTTAGTAATCACTATGACGTCATCACAGCGAGCCTAGTTAACTTCTGCGTGTAGTACAAACTAAAAGTCAACAATCATTtattacttgaaactggcatatagtcaaaactattgccattatatttaaaaaaaccaatCATTTATCACTTGTAGCCAACAAGTAAAGGTCCGTTTTGGTAGTAATAAATATGGcccatatttattagtaatcttagGGAGTAGTAGTAGGAAGTAATACGTAacgtcaagaatctccaaaaaagGAAAGCCGCGCGTTCAAGACTGATATGGTTTTGTTagtaaagttatattatgttcTTACATATCATGAAATTGATGTTTTGCcttactggccactttgagcTCTTCggttaggaattccaaattaaattttttacagctatttacttGAGCATTTGTTTCAGCAGTAGCAGGTGAGCAGTAGCTTcgttttagaaatatttgcaagattcataaaaacttctatgtattttttagtaaaaacttcGGGGTTGGTTTCttctttttaatagacattGTTTTGACAGTTGGAGAGAACGCACGAGTGCgggaaagttaaaaaaaagcacGAGTGTGTAATAGCCCACATCCCGAACGCTATACGTCCCTGCAATACGCCACTTTTGAGCAACcgtataaatagtatatttcattacaaatGCGGAAAGCCTGTCATTGCAGAGTTTCGACAAAttgacatattaaaaaaaaaagaaaaaacaagtTGCAATGACGGCTCCGCACGTGTACTGAACAACTAACATTTCGCTTTCTAAActgaacaattatttatttattatttattaacacttcgttacattacaatattaaaaaatttaacatgattaaatcaaaaggagggcagcaactggcggccttatcgctttcgagcgatctcttccaggcaaccactgtgagtacaggaaaaaaaatgtattaaattacataagatattattaattattatttataatattaaaaatgatatatgtTACATAGGGGAGGGGAAGggaacataaaataaaggGGGCTTAGATAACCGAaggagggggggggggtcctgGGCACTGTTCCGGGAGGTCCGACAAGCAACATAGGAATATCTATATCTATACACGCTTTAGAAGCGAAATTAatcgaaataactaataccTGATCGGGTTGCGTAGTGTGCGCTGGCGCAGCTGGTTCGATTTCTGTGTCGCTGTCGTCTCTCTCACCCGTGCTGACCACTTCCATGGCTGGCATCCTCTCTAGGAGCGCAGGTCGCAGGTTCGCATATTGTCTGAAACatacaattacatataaacaatCTACTTAATAAATACCATTATATATGTGGGAGCAATGGCGCTGGTATCGgctgtcatttttattacaattcaataacatcaaagtcaaattattaTAGTGTGGGGagtaacatatattttgttgaataaagtttacaataattattcagTAGAACAGTGTGGGCCTAGTGGCTCCAGCAGACTCCTTTCCCTGAGGTTTTGCCTcgtcgacggcatgtgtcagacacaggaggctgatcatctacttgcctatcagattgacaaattatcatgaaatcTAGGtcgagaaataaatatttctaaaatattatttagaaagaaaacaattttctaaccggattaaagctatcgGTATtagtataaacttataattattttacataattttaaatttaaaatttaccgacgtttcgcgtgctttacacgCGCATGCGTGCGTGGTCGCGGTGACctaagacaaaaggtgttaaatgtcaaaagtatcacagctgtggAGAACgttgtgttatttatttccccggagttggtatcgactaaaagatgacgggtttttaaaataattaataataatacaaatagctttaatccggttaaaaaagtgtttcctTTCAATGTGTTAAAGCTATGTTAcccaaagacaatattatttaggTTAAATATTCTTACCTAAACAGCTGCGACAGTTCAACACCACGTTGTTGCAGCTCTATGTGAATATGGGAGCCGAATGTATCAACGATGACGCGTAttttactgaaaaaaaaaagtttgttatttttaatactgttgTTTGACCGAATGAtgttttggatttttttatgtaataagaggcaaacgggcaggagactcaGCTTATTTTAGGTGACACCGGacggctcgcaagtgcgttgctggcctttttagaattggtacgctctttggtaggttataaataaaattaaataaactgcaatgttgttaataataataatggattGTAGGATTTGGAGATAAAAGATGGACGTTAAAGATATGAAAAGGACCAAGAGGAAGAGAAAGAAAGCCGTGATAAGAAGAGATATTTGGAAAAAGGAGTACCCGTGAAGGAGAAGGATGAATATTAGgataagaagaaaaaaatgtatgaaatatatataaaaaattaagctttttttatagctatttctttttgtaatgattggaaattaaacaggatttattatcattattattaaaagagtttttgttattttcattacACACCATCTATGAATTCTTTTAAGTTCGGGTTCTATATCTAGAACAGCAGTCGTAATTTCTACGAGCCGtaaatattagaataaaaaccGGGCGTCATAGTTTGAGAAccgttaaaaatacaatattcgcgagttattatcaaaaataaagtgaaaaccaaagacaattacAACTTACTCTTGGCTGGGTTGTGTGGTGAATCGAGTTGACAGCTTGGCCAAAGATAACAGAAGGAACTCCTTCGTGGTGATCGACAGTTGCGTGGACCATAACAACTTCTGGTATATATCGATCACGTACTCTTCCGACGGACGGACAAATTCATctggaaattattataaacattacatttaagAGGATAGAATAGAGTGTGTTAATAGCTTATTTTCATTATCGGCCAGTTGagtaaatcctttttttactGTTGTCGAAATTCTTAAGAGttccatataaattaatttataccaTTCATAACATATTAGCAATTTttctgattaaaaataaatttagcgTACGAGCCAAGGCACATTTTGCTCACTGAGGCTTTCTTAgtcccgagagcatagccagacgtattTCAACTGTTACCTTGCATTCATTCGTATATAggaattaacattttattatttcgcttatattatatatatattttttaatttataacactaCTTCCCTGCCAGTGTCTAGGGATTTTTTACCtcatattttttccaaaataaaaacaacatacattttattgtcttttgttaacatagctgtTACACATAaggaaaaacactttttgaacggattgaaactatgtattattattaaaaacttataattatttacataattctaaattttaatttttttccggaTTTTCGCGCAATAAGTtaggcaataaatacagataacacaactttctctgcagctgtgatacttttgaaatttaacaccttttgtcttcagtcacgcacgctgaaaagcacgcgatacgtcggaaaaaaattaaaatttagaattatgttatttacataattctaaatttataattacataattataagtttttaataataatacatagcttcaatccgttcaaaaagtgtttttcttaacatagctttcaccgtgaccacgtaCGCTGctcacgcgaaacgtcggaaaaaaattaaaattatgtaaataattgtaagtttataataataatacatagcttcaatccgtttaaaaagtgttttcttaacatacattttattaatttcgcttatatatattgtacgcgagtggttaatatagagtgaCACTAAAAGCCTCCTGTCCTAAATGTCCTGTCCACTGATATAGActatatatacagttattttgATGACTTTATACtttagaatataaatacataccaATTCCATCATCATCGACCATGGATATGGCGTTGCTTGCTTCCGACACCAACATGTCTCCGTACTCTCCTATCGTCCAAGCAGCCACCTGTAAGTGgacattcaaataaatatttttatcaatatttatataaattacactcATATAgggaatataaataaaaaatcagacAAACAGTTTCGGctttacagatttttttatcgaaacttttaaatatgaattttgtttCTTATACCATATTGAAGCtacaacaaatataattaagaaaatatgttcgatataaaaaatgcataaaaataactataggTCCttcatacaataaaaaaacactatttaaATGTAgagaaaaataagtttttttaaatcccaTTCTAACTGACATTGTACCCATATTTAAGGTctttgcaataaaaataataataattaaaaaaaacatacataacagaaaaaaatattcacacaTGAAAAAAATCAGAGACAATACAGACCATTAATTGaaactataaacaaaatttaattggtATAAAAAAGCAAGAAAACAGTtactgtaaattttaatacatatatataattctaatgtACGCGTGTATGCCACTGTACTGCTCTTGAACGGCTTGACcgatatgaattattttttttgtatggcGCCCTGGATGGTTGAAATTCACAAAgcggcagatggcgctgcagtcggtataaataaatcttctgCGCATGTGTTCGTAATTAAACTAAGCGGCTGAACAGATTAGGATGAATTTTATTGTGTGTACAAATGGAGTGGAGAATGATTTACTAGATATTTTGTTTCTACGACGCGTGTACAGGAAAGCGCTAGATCcgctagtattatataaaaaaacttaaaaaccaTATGAACCCCTCTCCAAAAATACCTGTATAATCGGCTGTTTTTCAGTAGAATCACCACAAACAGCTGATCTTTCCAAAGAGATCCACAATCGCTGAGACGCATACGCTTGCCTCTCACCGGGAGCAGacgatattatttgtatcgtgtTCGATACTGTATCATCTCGAAGGTAATTCCCAGCCTGTAATAATTGCAAATTTCAAGTTAGTTAACACGAAGTTTCGTTAAAGAGAGAGCGCTATAAACTTGAAGCAAACTTATCTTCAATAGTACATATAACGACCGTACTGTTTTCACATTAACATGGTAACCATGGCAACCAATACTTAGACTACGCTTCGTCTATAACCTTTGCTTTGAATTTGGAAGGACAGttttcatagaaaaaaaacaatgtcttttttgtttctgtttcTGTGTTTAATCtgtgttttttctaatatgcaAGAACATTATCAGCCTTTTGTTCttaacacacgccgtcaacctTTTGCGTCTAAGGgaggtttcctcgcgatgttttcttcaccgtacaagcgtgtaaatgcacacatatttaacaaaaatccaTTGATGAGCCGTGATACGAACGCACAATTTCAGGGTTGAGACAAAGAAAAGGTGATGGAAGACGTAAACTTCGTACTACACGCTGTATTCGTCAATAATACAAACACGCATCACATTGGATCGGTCCACGGAGAATGGAACATCAGCAGCGAAACATGAGGTATGTGAAATTCTTCCTCTCTTGCTGTTATTCTTTCAATAATCGTCCATAGCAGTGAGGATTCGCTTCTCCCGTGTGTCAACCATCAGTCCACACTCTCGCTTTAGTTATACCGtgctaaataattataagaatttCTCTCCCATAACGCCATATTGAGATGGGTTGTGTATATTTCCAATTCTTTCGATCTAAGGACGTGGTTGCCCCGCCACACCAACTACTATACTTTAATGATCACatacaaaaatgaataatGTTTTTCAAGAAAGCATGTCGCATTTTTATTTCGAAACTGTTACAAACgaaatttttactaaatatagtTATCAATGCCATTTTGTCCAAATCGTCAAAATTTTCAGAAGGAATTTGATAAGTCTATTTAATTCCCCAGTATTTTGGTAGAAGGCgctaaattttaaagttactaaactgaaatttaaaacaaaattattagcGAAACCGTTACTACACAAGTGGTCACCTAGCATTAAGGGAATTgacttaaaagtttataaaaaagcgTAACTATTTGTTTAGCTACGGCAAATTTTgacattaatgtaaattattttatatataattgataaagtgtgtttttttagtttagtcatagtttatttttatacgaaatTAATGCTAGGgcaataacattttttgtttaactcACCTGTggataaatatctttaaaataaattataatagtcCTTATATTAgctagaattttattttgaatatagtaATTTTCGTTCGCattgttttcaaattaataatacataattgaaGAATTAATGATTTCAAAAGTGTGACTATGAAAATTAAAGTtcctataaatatgtaatcatagaaaatattaaattatataactgcACACCTTAAAAATAAGCCGACAATTTAACAAGTAAtctcaaaaatatatctaataagttgcttacttttttataaagagaTAAATAATGATGCAAAAATCGTAAAGTCTTTCTCATgtaaaatttagtatttttgtttaataacagTTTCGAAATCAAGGTGCCATGTGTACTCGAAAAGCTCAACATCCACGAAGAATTTATTCTAACGTACCTTCAATAGGACCTGGAACAGCGTATCCAAATGCCACTTGCTGGACGGCGCATATCTCTCGGCGGCCAGAACCATTGCACTGGAGCAATGCGCTTTGAACTCAGCATCAGACCTCTCCAGGAAGAGGAGCAGCTCCTTCATCATAACACGGATGTTCTGACTGTTGATTAGGGCGAACGAGAGCTCCATCGCGCGACGACGAATGGACACATCTGGATcctacatattttaacatttattagatatatatatatatatatatatatatatatatatatatctaatatatataattctcatgtcacaatgttcgtccCCATACCCCTCCGAAACAGCTACATCGattcttatgattttttatgcatattcagtaagtctgagaatcggctactatctatcttttaaacccctaagtgataaggagTGCTCATcccaaaaaaaattttttttggataacatttttttttaaattttattatgtggcattaaaaaatacataaaacccTGAATATTCACCcctctattttttattataatagatgattatttttattgaactaaaaaatgtgtcatggcaaaacaacgtttgccgggttagctagtatatttatatataaacctccagacctcagatttctgtatctgtttcgttatTTCTAATAGTAATTAGGTGATCAGGCGTCTGTGTGTGACACAGGCCGTCGACTttatgggtctaaggcaaaccgaTTTCtccacaatgttttccttcaccgtacgagctaGTAAATGGGCACATAGACAGCGGATCAAACCTTCAAACACTGCTCATTATACATAACAGGTAACAAACCTATAGACAacttaaatagaatataataatagaaaatatatgacatataGACTATATTTACTTCTagctatttcataaaaaaaacaggaaagttaaaaaaaaattgaggtCAAATTTCACAAAGTAACTAAGTctgtaagtatatatatatctgttttttttatatatttttgctttattgACGTAAGAAACTTCTTATGAAAATCATAGATAGAAAAGTAGTTGTTTTAAGTCAATAAAGAGAGTTCTTAGTTTCTTCATTCCTTGGAAATACATTCCAAATATACagttgtataaattaatacgaCTTTACAGTAATTCAGTTTTAGTAGAAAAGTCGGAAATTAGACTTTGCCATGTGGCCTAAAGCAATCTTTAGAGACCCGACTTTCAATTCGTAGGAATATAATCAAAATCTGTTCAGCAGCTTAATTGGTATATCTTACAAATGCTTCGTCAAGATTCAGATGTAAAATTCACTACTGAAGTTTTTCCGAAACAATTCCACTAAAAGGCTTGCAACGCACTTCTATCAATCCATCCATGGCCGGCTCACTTCAGATGAACTACTGCCTGTTGGACCTTGTTCTAAAATACTAACCTTCAAACACTCCAATATAGTTGTTCTGTGCCGTTGAACCGCTGACGTATCAACGTGGACCGTCCTCAGTAGTGTATTGAGCGCCACATATCGTATATTCTTGTCATTATTAAGAAGGAAACgccctaaaatatttatggccAGCACACGCAAGCTACTCTCAGACTTAATGTCCATGATGGAGAGTACTGTTTCGTATAATATTGTGTTGCCAACGTTCTTGCTCGTTTCAGTATTCGTGGCGACTTGGGCAAGAATATCGTTCATCGCTTCAGAAGCTTCAGCATCGTTTTTGCCTAGTATTCGCAGCAGGCGGAGAATTTTCACCTGGAAattttgtctatatttttatatgttctcAAGTTTGGTCAAAATTTTCGTAAcacgtataataataatcttttattcaTCCACATCTTATTGacatacatttaacaaaaaaagataTAGTAGATAGATCAGACATAAGAGATAGATCTCTGGCCGGGAGGAGGCCTCCTCAAGGCCTAAACAAAGCTTATTAGTAGCTCCATATTGTTAATTGCATGCTTAAAGAAGggaattaagaatatttttaccttCGCTTGCGAATATGGAACCGAAATGAAAATCGAAATATCAAATCGCTTGTCAACAGCATCTTTAGACAACAACCAGATATcaagatgttttttttctaacgaGGACCGgccttcatttgtttttattttcattttttaatatatttaagtaattgacttatgttttcttttcttatatttcgtttataaatttaatcagttttggctttgtatattgtctaagtgttttcttttacaataCGGATATATATAGCtgtaagattatatatttgatgaaTAAATGGtcttcataaaaatatcaagatCTGTGGCAGTATATTGACGTAACACCGCTGTCAACCAAATTAGCTTTTCGCACTCTAGCAGCTCATCCCTCCTTAACATAAACTCTAGAATAATGCCTTACCTGAAGGAATGGGTCGGAAACACCGCTAACATCATGCTCCGGTGAATAACCAGCAAGTATGAGGTTCTTCAATATTCGCACCAGGTTCGGCACAatctataaatgtttttgattAATGCCtgataaaactaaaagtattGCTCACAAATACAGAAAGCCATTTACATCGACAGGCATACTAAATACTGGTTGAAAGAAAGAATTCAAAATACCGGGTCTGAGTGAGTTCCAAGGGctaaacaaaaatactattaaccaataaaataaaatccctGATCTGATTAA comes from the Pieris brassicae chromosome 4, ilPieBrab1.1, whole genome shotgun sequence genome and includes:
- the LOC123708408 gene encoding AP-1 complex subunit gamma-1 isoform X10, which codes for MNGSESGFNPAFNIATIKQVVNEAIERVRMQTPTRLRDLIRQIRAARTAAEERSVVNKECAYIRSTFREEDSVWRCRNIAKLLYIHMLGYPAHFGQLECLKLIASPRFTDKRVGYLGAMLLLDERQDVHLLITNCLKNDLNSNTQFVVGLALCTLGAIASPEMARDLASEVERLIKSPNAYIKKKAALCAFRIIRRVPDLMEMFLPATRSLLTEKNHGVLITGVTLITEMCENSPDTLNHFKKESGQREIVPNLVRILKNLILAGYSPEHDVSGVSDPFLQVKILRLLRILGKNDAEASEAMNDILAQVATNTETSKNVGNTILYETVLSIMDIKSESSLRVLAINILGRFLLNNDKNIRYVALNTLLRTVHVDTSAVQRHRTTILECLKDPDVSIRRRAMELSFALINSQNIRVMMKELLLFLERSDAEFKAHCSSAMVLAAERYAPSSKWHLDTLFQVLLKAGNYLRDDTVSNTIQIISSAPGERQAYASQRLWISLERSAVCGDSTEKQPIIQVAAWTIGEYGDMLVSEASNAISMVDDDGIDEFVRPSEEYVIDIYQKLLWSTQLSITTKEFLLLSLAKLSTRFTTQPSQDKIRVIVDTFGSHIHIELQQRGVELSQLFRQYANLRPALLERMPAMEVVSTGERDDSDTEIEPAAPAHTTQPDQDALLDLIIGSEPLSNGDVEHAPPAANNNTTNDILDLLSGLDLTAPAQAPMGVMGAPITTPMSVANNNVSPLLDGLFTSPAPITQMQAPDTIVTALDRNGLKVELHVQRGGETATITMKAHSTADTAMSEFLFQAAVPRTFRLDMMSPSGSVLMPQGEITQLLKVTNPSKTPLRLRIRISYTIDGNPVLEQAEVNSFPTDLFN
- the LOC123708408 gene encoding AP-1 complex subunit gamma-1 isoform X9, giving the protein MNGSESGFNPAFNIATIKQVVNEAIERVRMQTPTRLRDLIRQIRAARTAAEERSVVNKECAYIRSTFREEDSVWSRCRNIAKLLYIHMLGYPAHFGQLECLKLIASPRFTDKRVGYLGAMLLLDERQDVHLLITNCLKNDLNSNTQFVVGLALCTLGAIASPEMARDLASEVERLIKSPNAYIKKKAALCAFRIIRRVPDLMEMFLPATRSLLTEKNHGVLITGVTLITEMCENSPDTLNHFKKESGQREIVPNLVRILKNLILAGYSPEHDVSGVSDPFLQVKILRLLRILGKNDAEASEAMNDILAQVATNTETSKNVGNTILYETVLSIMDIKSESSLRVLAINILGRFLLNNDKNIRYVALNTLLRTVHVDTSAVQRHRTTILECLKDPDVSIRRRAMELSFALINSQNIRVMMKELLLFLERSDAEFKAHCSSAMVLAAERYAPSSKWHLDTLFQVLLKAGNYLRDDTVSNTIQIISSAPGERQAYASQRLWISLERSAVCGDSTEKQPIIQVAAWTIGEYGDMLVSEASNAISMVDDDGIDEFVRPSEEYVIDIYQKLLWSTQLSITTKEFLLLSLAKLSTRFTTQPSQDKIRVIVDTFGSHIHIELQQRGVELSQLFRQYANLRPALLERMPAMEVVSTGERDDSDTEIEPAAPAHTTQPDQDALLDLIIGSEPLSNGDVEHAPPAANNNTTNDILDLLSGLDLTAPAQAPMGVMGAPITTPMSVANNNVSPLLDGLFTSPAPITQMQAPDTIVTALDRNGLKVELHVQRGGETATITMKAHSTADTAMSEFLFQAAVPRTFRLDMMSPSGSVLMPQGEITQLLKVTNPSKTPLRLRIRISYTIDGNPVLEQAEVNSFPTDLFN
- the LOC123708408 gene encoding AP-1 complex subunit gamma-1 isoform X8, whose protein sequence is MNGSESGFNPAFNIATIKQVVNEAIERVAPVSVRMQTPTRLRDLIRQIRAARTAAEERSVVNKECAYIRSTFREEDSVWSRCRNIAKLLYIHMLGYPAHFGQLECLKLIASPRFTDKRVGYLGAMLLLDERQDVHLLITNCLKNDLNSNTQFVVGLALCTLGAIASPEMARDLASEVERLIKSPNAYIKKKAALCAFRIIRRVPDLMEMFLPATRSLLTEKNHGVLITGVTLITEMCENSPDTLNHFKKESGQREIVPNLVRILKNLILAGYSPEHDVSGVSDPFLQVKILRLLRILGKNDAEASEAMNDILAQVATNTETSKNVGNTILYETVLSIMDIKSESSLRVLAINILGRFLLNNDKNIRYVALNTLLRTVHVDTSAVQRHRTTILECLKDPDVSIRRRAMELSFALINSQNIRVMMKELLLFLERSDAEFKAHCSSAMVLAAERYAPSSKWHLDTLFQVLLKAGNYLRDDTVSNTIQIISSAPGERQAYASQRLWISLERSAVCGDSTEKQPIIQVAAWTIGEYGDMLVSEASNAISMVDDDGIDEFVRPSEEYVIDIYQKLLWSTQLSITTKEFLLLSLAKLSTRFTTQPSQDKIRVIVDTFGSHIHIELQQRGVELSQLFRQYANLRPALLERMPAMEVVSTGERDDSDTEIEPAAPAHTTQPDQDALLDLIIGSEPLSNGDVEHAPPAANNNTTNDILDLLSGLDLTAPAQAPMGVMGAPITTPMSVANNNVSPLLDGLFTSPAPITQMQAPDTIVTALDRNGLKVELHVQRGGETATITMKAHSTADTAMSEFLFQAAVPRTFRLDMMSPSGSVLMPQGEITQLLKVTNPSKTPLRLRIRISYTIDGNPVLEQAEVNSFPTDLFN